Genomic DNA from Salinibacterium sp. NK8237:
AGTGACGTGTCAGTGTAGTCGATTGTGGAGCGGTAATGGGCCGCTCCCAACAAATAGCGCACCACAATGGGCCGAGCGGCATCCAAAAGGTCACGAGCAAACACCGAATTGCCGAGTGATTTCGACATCTTTTGGCCGTTGACGTTGACCATACCGTTATGCACCCAGTGACGAGCGAACTCATCGCCAGCAGCGGTCGACTGGGCAAGTTCGTTCTCGTGGTGCGGGAAGCGCAAATCAAGGCCACCACCATGGATGTCGAACGCACCACCCAAATACCGGCGAGACATGGCAGAGCACTCGATGTGCCAGCCCGGACGCCCGTTGCCCCACGGCGACGACCACGATGCTGACTCAGGTTCGGTTGGCTTGCTGCCCTTCCAGAGCGCGAAGTCGCGGGGGTCGCGCTTGGAGCGCGGGTCAGCGTCTACCGCGGCAACCATGTCGTCGAGCTTCTGCCGGGTGAGTTCACCGTAGGAGGGCCACGACTGCGTGTCGAAGTAGACATCGCCGGAGTCGTCGCTCGCGGCATACGCATGGCCGCGCTCGATGAGTTTCGCGATCAACTCGCGCATCTCACCGATGTTGCCCGTGGCGCGGGGTTCATAGGTAGGCGGCAAAATGCCGAGCTCGTTGTAGCCCGCGGTGAACTCGAGTTCGACACGGTAGGCCAAGGCCCACCACTGTTCGGTCGAGCCTTCAGCTGCGGCATCCGCTGCTCGGGTCAAAATCTTGTCGTCGATGTCGGTGACGTTGCGCACGAGCGTGACATCGAGCCCACGGTAGGTGAGCCAGCGGCGCCAGATGTCGTAGACGAGGGCCGAACGCAAGTGGCCGATGTGCGGAGACGACTGCACGGTAGGACCGCAGACGTAGATGCCCACCTTGCCCGGCTCACGGGGATCGAGGTCGAGGAGGCTGGCACTGCGAGTGTCATAGAGGCGAATAGTCACTAAGCAAGTTTAGCGACCCCCGCTGGGTGTTACGCGGTCAGGCTGAGGCACGGGGGAAGGTGACCGCCCCGTGCCTCTCGCCACTACTTCGTGTAGGTGTAGAAGCCGCGACCCGTCGCGATGCCCAGGTAGCCCTTGTCGATGTATTCGGTCTTCATCCACTCAGCGAACCGCTTGGTATTTTCGTCACCGTTGGACATGATGTTGTACGGCGTCGTGAGCCCAATAAC
This window encodes:
- the cysS gene encoding cysteine--tRNA ligase; protein product: MTIRLYDTRSASLLDLDPREPGKVGIYVCGPTVQSSPHIGHLRSALVYDIWRRWLTYRGLDVTLVRNVTDIDDKILTRAADAAAEGSTEQWWALAYRVELEFTAGYNELGILPPTYEPRATGNIGEMRELIAKLIERGHAYAASDDSGDVYFDTQSWPSYGELTRQKLDDMVAAVDADPRSKRDPRDFALWKGSKPTEPESASWSSPWGNGRPGWHIECSAMSRRYLGGAFDIHGGGLDLRFPHHENELAQSTAAGDEFARHWVHNGMVNVNGQKMSKSLGNSVFARDLLDAARPIVVRYLLGAAHYRSTIDYTDTSLAEAEAAFERLEVFIERASRRLRDTRFDVANTIEVPEAFGEAMDDDLAVPQALAVVHETIRSGNAALDDGDLAAVATARSHVIAMAQVLGINPLDPRWGSERSEPAVAALSVLVEQLIEDRNTARAAKDFAAADRIRDELSAAGIALEDDSTGSHWSLP